A single Alistipes sp. ZOR0009 DNA region contains:
- a CDS encoding FecR family protein, with amino-acid sequence MKSIDWEIIYRKIHGGLSASEEEDFRQWLDASSRHKEFYDKAIRYYKKREAADLSIERSVNPSVELMEKLDRRNKTIRLHKTLQYAALIFIPLVIGSLFIFKPKTDISITKTSKKTDKKLDGDKVVLITSSGKAYELESGTELPIEEERGVKIQKYLKSGLKYEKQPTSNNKTPVYNTLKTAKSGDFQVELADGTIVYLNCNSELRYPVAFGAGDRKVQLKGEAYFDVRKNGQPFIVDVDKMAVEVMGTRFNVMAYGDESAIKTTLVSGKVKVKVKDGNSFTKELLLSPGQQASLAKSNGILDKKEVDTELYTSWINGYFRFEDQRMEDMMRTISRWYGVEVYYQEPDLKNRRLTGKLYRFENFSVITNLLEKISGVEIVKRNNTITIKEKG; translated from the coding sequence ATGAAAAGTATCGACTGGGAAATCATTTATAGAAAAATTCATGGAGGCCTTTCTGCTTCAGAAGAAGAGGATTTTCGGCAATGGCTGGATGCTTCTTCGCGCCATAAAGAATTTTATGACAAAGCAATTAGATACTACAAAAAAAGAGAGGCTGCAGACCTATCCATTGAGAGGAGTGTAAATCCAAGTGTAGAGCTTATGGAAAAGTTGGATAGAAGAAACAAGACAATTCGACTACACAAAACTTTGCAATACGCAGCCCTCATATTCATTCCTTTAGTTATTGGGAGTTTATTCATTTTCAAGCCAAAAACAGATATATCAATTACGAAAACTTCTAAAAAAACAGACAAAAAGTTAGATGGTGATAAGGTCGTTTTGATAACCTCATCGGGTAAAGCTTACGAACTTGAATCGGGAACAGAACTCCCAATTGAAGAAGAACGTGGGGTTAAAATACAAAAATACCTAAAGTCGGGATTAAAGTACGAAAAACAACCAACATCCAACAATAAAACACCAGTGTACAATACGTTGAAAACGGCTAAGAGCGGAGACTTTCAAGTTGAACTTGCGGACGGAACCATTGTGTATCTAAACTGTAACTCTGAGTTAAGGTACCCTGTTGCATTTGGAGCTGGAGACAGAAAAGTACAGCTTAAAGGAGAAGCCTACTTTGACGTAAGAAAAAATGGACAACCATTTATTGTTGACGTAGACAAGATGGCTGTAGAAGTTATGGGAACTCGCTTTAACGTAATGGCATATGGTGATGAATCCGCAATAAAAACGACCCTTGTAAGTGGTAAGGTTAAGGTAAAAGTTAAGGATGGAAATTCATTCACAAAGGAACTTTTACTATCGCCTGGGCAGCAAGCCAGTTTGGCAAAAAGTAACGGAATTCTTGATAAAAAAGAAGTTGACACAGAGCTGTACACAAGCTGGATCAACGGGTATTTTAGATTTGAAGATCAACGAATGGAAGACATGATGCGAACCATATCTCGGTGGTATGGCGTTGAAGTTTACTACCAAGAGCCTGATTTAAAAAATCGACGACTAACAGGAAAGCTCTACCGCTTTGAGAATTTTTCGGTAATTACCAACTTGCTAGAAAAGATATCAGGGGTTGAAATTGTAAAAAGAAATAATACCATCACCATAAAAGAAAAAGGGTGA
- a CDS encoding RNA polymerase sigma factor, whose translation MEIQEEILLLGIVNKDRKSFESLYKEYYDSLFSFAESYVCCPGLAEDIIQEVFIKLWENPIGNITKSLRAYLFFMVKNRCVDYLRSVKVEDKKRMKLMEAQLISDSVDIELDEQAISLIKTAIEELPDQCRQVYKLSVFEGLRNHEIAEELGISESSVKVQIFRAKKYLQVELFHLRSYLISLIILFFLLFC comes from the coding sequence ATGGAAATACAAGAAGAAATACTGCTGTTAGGAATAGTCAACAAAGACCGCAAATCGTTTGAGAGTCTTTACAAGGAGTACTATGACTCCTTATTCTCTTTTGCGGAATCCTACGTATGCTGCCCAGGGCTTGCTGAAGACATTATTCAAGAAGTATTTATAAAATTATGGGAAAACCCTATTGGTAATATTACCAAATCTTTACGAGCCTACCTGTTTTTCATGGTAAAAAACCGCTGCGTCGACTATCTAAGGTCCGTAAAAGTAGAAGATAAAAAGCGGATGAAGCTGATGGAAGCTCAGCTGATCTCTGACTCCGTAGATATTGAGCTTGATGAACAAGCGATTTCTTTAATAAAGACCGCGATTGAGGAATTGCCAGATCAATGTCGCCAAGTGTATAAACTATCTGTTTTTGAAGGCTTAAGAAATCATGAAATAGCAGAAGAGTTAGGGATTTCAGAAAGTTCTGTCAAAGTTCAAATCTTTAGAGCCAAAAAGTACTTGCAGGTTGAACTTTTTCATCTTCGCAGCTATCTCATTTCCCTTATCATTCTCTTCTTTTTACTTTTTTGCTAG
- a CDS encoding DNA-binding protein: MRTMTFNELRMIKDSLPEGSIHRIAESLNVSDETVRNYFGGANYNFGQTVGIHLEKGPSGGVVELDDETILDMALNIINEKS, from the coding sequence ATGAGAACGATGACTTTTAACGAACTCAGAATGATCAAAGACAGCCTTCCTGAGGGAAGCATACATCGCATCGCCGAGTCTTTGAATGTTTCAGACGAAACTGTTCGTAATTACTTTGGCGGTGCTAACTACAACTTCGGACAAACTGTTGGTATTCATCTTGAAAAAGGGCCTAGCGGCGGTGTCGTTGAGCTAGACGATGAAACAATTCTCGACATGGCGCTGAATATTATTAACGAAAAATCGTAG
- a CDS encoding pyridoxamine kinase produces MFSNPVKRVAAVHDMSGFGRVSLTVIIPILSSMGVQVCPLPTAILSTHSQYEGFEFVDLTANMQPIIDHWKRLKLRFDAIYSGFLGSAAQIDIVARFIDDFRDENMLVVVDPVMGDNGKRYTSISPEMVSEMQMLVRKADIITPNLTEVFLLLNEPYRTNVSDEEIRQYLLRLVDMGPKIVAITSIPTSDNLNTSVIAYNSEDGRFWKVSCSYLPAAFPGTGDTFASVIVGSILQGDSLPIALDRAVNFASLGVRATFGYPGKPLEGIMLERILPSLSQAVQPTSYEILNWENH; encoded by the coding sequence ATGTTTTCAAATCCGGTTAAGCGAGTTGCTGCGGTTCACGACATGTCTGGCTTCGGGCGGGTGTCGTTAACAGTTATAATACCAATACTTTCCTCGATGGGGGTACAGGTTTGTCCCCTGCCTACAGCCATATTGTCTACCCATAGCCAGTACGAAGGCTTCGAGTTTGTCGATCTCACGGCAAATATGCAGCCAATTATCGACCACTGGAAGCGCCTTAAGCTCCGCTTCGATGCCATTTATAGCGGCTTTCTAGGTTCCGCGGCACAAATAGACATTGTGGCAAGGTTTATTGATGATTTTAGGGACGAGAATATGCTCGTGGTGGTCGATCCGGTGATGGGGGATAATGGGAAGCGCTATACCTCTATTAGCCCCGAAATGGTTTCGGAAATGCAGATGCTTGTTCGCAAGGCCGACATCATTACTCCAAACCTTACGGAAGTTTTTTTGCTGTTAAATGAGCCCTACCGTACCAACGTATCGGACGAGGAGATTCGCCAATACCTGCTTCGTTTGGTCGACATGGGACCTAAAATTGTTGCAATAACCAGTATTCCCACCTCCGATAATCTTAACACCTCTGTAATTGCCTACAATAGCGAGGATGGACGCTTCTGGAAGGTCTCTTGTAGCTATCTTCCCGCAGCTTTTCCAGGTACGGGAGATACGTTTGCAAGCGTTATTGTGGGTTCAATACTCCAAGGCGATAGCTTACCTATAGCGTTAGATAGGGCTGTAAACTTTGCTTCGTTGGGAGTCCGAGCAACTTTCGGATATCCTGGAAAACCGCTCGAAGGTATTATGCTCGAACGGATACTGCCCTCGCTAAGCCAAGCTGTGCAGCCAACAAGCTACGAGATCTTGAATTGGGAAAATCACTAG
- a CDS encoding cation diffusion facilitator family transporter — protein MKTAFFLNGGFAIIEFIGGIYTNSTAILSDAIHDMGDAAAIGASIYLEKVAKKGRDKKYSYGYKRYSPLAALINTIILLTGSTVVLYQAIPRLLAPEPLNTNGMLLLAVLGILFNGVAVFRLKSESSTLSKRAIMLHLMEDLLGWAAVLVGSVLIKLTGWTIIDPIMSLGITIYILYNVFRNLSSIFKIFMQTAPDDVDADEIKARIMELEHVKDVHDIHVWSMDGNYHIATIHVVVSHQFTAAQQVILKRQIVEITEALEVNHLTTEIEFENETCEKCD, from the coding sequence ATGAAAACAGCGTTTTTTCTTAACGGGGGATTTGCCATCATAGAGTTTATTGGTGGAATTTACACCAACTCAACGGCTATTCTTTCGGATGCCATACATGATATGGGGGATGCCGCAGCGATTGGTGCCTCCATCTACCTTGAAAAGGTTGCCAAAAAGGGGCGCGATAAAAAATATTCGTACGGGTACAAACGCTACTCCCCGCTTGCTGCCTTAATCAACACCATAATACTTCTTACCGGATCGACGGTGGTGCTTTACCAAGCCATCCCCCGGCTGCTTGCTCCAGAACCGCTAAACACCAACGGAATGCTTCTGCTTGCGGTTCTTGGAATCCTCTTTAACGGGGTTGCCGTATTTCGCCTAAAATCCGAATCGTCGACGCTATCAAAGCGCGCTATCATGCTTCACCTTATGGAGGATTTGCTAGGATGGGCTGCCGTGCTGGTTGGAAGCGTACTGATAAAGCTAACAGGCTGGACTATCATCGATCCTATAATGTCGCTGGGAATAACGATATACATCCTTTACAATGTTTTCAGAAATCTATCTTCCATTTTTAAAATATTCATGCAAACGGCTCCTGATGACGTTGACGCTGACGAGATAAAAGCACGGATCATGGAGCTAGAGCACGTGAAGGATGTGCATGACATTCACGTATGGTCGATGGATGGAAACTACCACATTGCAACCATACATGTTGTGGTTTCGCATCAGTTTACAGCGGCACAGCAGGTGATCCTAAAGCGCCAAATCGTAGAGATTACGGAGGCGCTAGAAGTTAACCACCTGACTACCGAGATTGAGTTCGAGAACGAGACCTGCGAAAAATGTGACTAG
- the hemH gene encoding ferrochelatase, with amino-acid sequence MKGVILINTGSPDSFSPNDVGHYLSQFLMDERIIDLPIIQRTLLVKGIIIPFRKYKSSKAYQTIWTNEGSPLIVYSHKLACKVEQHLNMPCEVAMRYGSLTVEAAIDRLTTKQGNLSEILLVPLFPHYAMSSYESAMVHAQKILEAKQLKYRTLPPFFKEDRYINALTNLFERIDLSQYDWVQFSYHSIPLRHLRKSIGKVTNERRLDVDYEFQTKETARLVAEKIGMATQYGVSYQSAIGKSWLGPSTDDILKKLPSEGIKKLLIISPAFVADNLETIKDIDVEARDIFMKSGGETFKYTPCLNDRDDWAAALAEMCREL; translated from the coding sequence ATGAAAGGAGTCATACTTATTAATACAGGTAGCCCTGATTCGTTTTCGCCAAACGATGTGGGGCACTACCTTTCCCAGTTTCTAATGGACGAAAGGATTATAGACCTACCAATAATCCAGCGAACGCTTCTCGTAAAAGGAATAATTATCCCATTCAGAAAGTATAAATCGTCCAAAGCCTACCAAACAATTTGGACCAACGAGGGATCGCCGCTAATCGTATACTCGCATAAGCTAGCCTGCAAGGTAGAACAGCATTTAAATATGCCCTGCGAAGTTGCTATGCGGTATGGTTCCCTAACCGTTGAGGCGGCCATTGATAGGCTGACAACCAAACAGGGGAACCTCTCAGAGATATTGCTTGTACCGCTTTTCCCACACTACGCGATGTCGTCGTACGAAAGTGCAATGGTACATGCCCAGAAGATACTTGAAGCAAAACAGCTAAAATACAGAACGCTACCACCCTTCTTTAAGGAGGATCGATACATCAACGCGCTTACCAACCTTTTCGAGAGAATTGATTTAAGCCAGTACGATTGGGTTCAGTTCTCGTACCACAGCATCCCGCTTAGGCATCTTCGCAAATCAATTGGGAAAGTGACAAATGAAAGGCGGCTGGATGTTGACTACGAGTTTCAAACAAAGGAAACCGCACGACTAGTAGCAGAGAAGATCGGAATGGCTACTCAATATGGAGTCTCCTACCAATCGGCTATTGGTAAAAGTTGGTTAGGACCATCAACCGACGACATCCTTAAGAAGCTTCCTTCGGAAGGAATCAAGAAGCTGCTTATTATTAGCCCTGCTTTTGTTGCCGACAATCTTGAAACAATAAAGGATATAGACGTTGAGGCGCGTGATATCTTCATGAAATCGGGTGGAGAAACCTTTAAGTACACCCCCTGCCTGAACGATCGCGACGACTGGGCGGCAGCGCTAGCCGAAATGTGTCGCGAATTATAA
- the nfo gene encoding deoxyribonuclease IV encodes MKYFGAHVSASGGVENAPVNAHSIGAKAFALFTKNQRQWKSAPLSQKSIDAFKENCSKFGYTAAQILPHDSYLINLGHPEEEALAKSREAFLDEMMRCEQLGLDRLNFHPGSHLGKVDEETCLRTIAESINLALAKTAGVTAVIENTAGQGSNLGFKFEQLRYIIDLVEDKSRVGVCIDTCHAFSAGYDLATEEAFTKTFAEFDAVVGFGYLKGMHLNDTKKPLASKVDRHESIGDGFLGKNTFKFIAQDARFDNIPLILETPNEERWAEEIKLLYSFI; translated from the coding sequence ATGAAGTATTTTGGGGCTCACGTCAGCGCATCGGGAGGTGTTGAGAATGCACCAGTTAACGCGCATAGCATTGGCGCAAAAGCATTCGCCTTATTTACCAAGAACCAAAGGCAGTGGAAATCGGCACCTCTTTCGCAGAAATCGATAGACGCATTTAAGGAGAATTGCAGCAAGTTTGGCTACACTGCGGCTCAAATACTCCCTCACGATAGCTACCTCATCAACCTAGGGCATCCAGAGGAGGAGGCGCTAGCGAAATCGCGTGAAGCTTTTTTGGACGAGATGATGCGCTGCGAACAGCTGGGCTTAGATCGCCTCAACTTTCACCCAGGAAGCCATTTGGGCAAAGTTGATGAGGAGACATGCCTCCGCACCATTGCCGAATCGATAAACCTAGCACTAGCAAAGACAGCTGGAGTTACTGCTGTTATTGAAAATACGGCTGGTCAAGGAAGCAACCTAGGCTTTAAGTTTGAGCAACTTCGATATATCATTGATTTGGTAGAGGATAAATCGAGAGTTGGAGTATGCATAGATACCTGCCACGCCTTTAGTGCTGGCTACGACTTAGCAACAGAGGAGGCTTTTACTAAAACATTTGCGGAGTTTGACGCCGTTGTGGGCTTCGGCTACTTAAAAGGAATGCACCTCAACGACACAAAAAAACCGCTCGCAAGCAAGGTGGATAGGCACGAAAGCATTGGGGATGGTTTTCTTGGTAAAAATACCTTCAAGTTTATTGCGCAGGATGCACGCTTCGACAACATCCCTCTAATTCTCGAAACACCTAACGAAGAGCGTTGGGCCGAAGAGATAAAACTTCTTTACAGCTTCATCTAA
- a CDS encoding DUF3298 and DUF4163 domain-containing protein, translating to MRLIVLASALYTSILTLFSCSNVSGGDGESAKDTLSYSYKTASFVQADSKITDSSLLFRSKIIYPEFDFKSNVALKDSVGHFISFSVFRGFASASEATKAFVDESIEQTKGMEGMSMMGWESNDSVSVVTNSSKLLCLKVSHYSFTGGAHGNPSETYANFSTSTGKRLTFQSIVEDGKISALKDVNVAYLKKLRNVSADSTLEDAGLFVKGDDLTIPSSFALTQKGLLISYNYYEIAPYVDGVIAYTIPFDLLKGILKADYILEK from the coding sequence ATGAGACTAATTGTTTTGGCTTCGGCCCTGTATACATCAATTTTAACGCTGTTTTCTTGCAGTAATGTAAGCGGCGGAGATGGCGAATCAGCGAAGGATACGTTAAGTTACTCCTACAAAACAGCCTCTTTTGTGCAGGCTGATAGTAAGATTACGGACTCCTCGTTGCTTTTCCGTTCAAAAATTATTTACCCCGAGTTTGACTTTAAGTCGAATGTGGCGCTTAAAGATAGCGTTGGTCACTTTATCTCCTTTTCGGTGTTTAGAGGATTTGCTTCGGCGTCCGAGGCTACCAAGGCTTTTGTTGACGAGAGCATCGAGCAAACGAAGGGTATGGAAGGTATGTCTATGATGGGGTGGGAGAGCAACGATAGCGTTTCGGTGGTTACTAATTCCTCCAAGCTGCTTTGCTTAAAGGTTTCTCACTACTCTTTTACGGGAGGTGCACATGGAAATCCGTCAGAAACGTATGCCAACTTTAGCACAAGCACCGGTAAGCGGCTGACCTTTCAGAGTATTGTGGAAGATGGGAAAATCTCCGCGCTCAAGGATGTTAATGTTGCATATCTTAAGAAGTTAAGAAACGTAAGTGCCGATAGCACTCTCGAGGATGCCGGGCTATTTGTGAAGGGAGACGACCTGACAATTCCTTCATCCTTTGCGCTTACCCAAAAGGGACTTCTGATATCGTATAACTACTACGAGATAGCACCATATGTGGATGGGGTAATTGCCTATACCATCCCTTTCGATTTATTAAAGGGGATTCTGAAGGCCGACTATATTCTAGAAAAGTAG
- a CDS encoding Rossmann-like and DUF2520 domain-containing protein, with translation MKIVIVGSGAVATNLAYGITTTTRYQVEIAARNPQKAKDIADGLELKVKVVAINKCDKNADLYIIAVTDKAIEEVYKELLKRISPEAPIVHTSGSTSVDVFGENARMVGVLYPLQTFSRNRIIDLREIPFYLEAEDEHLKRTLIKLVEELEANWDWLDSEKRKAIHVAAVFACNFTNFMLACANEILEHEGLNIAELKPLIEETVTKAIESDNPISVQTGPARRSDNRTIFLHEQYLKNRPDLKDLYASISQKIMRKFE, from the coding sequence ATGAAAATCGTCATAGTTGGCTCTGGAGCTGTAGCCACCAATCTTGCTTACGGAATAACTACCACCACAAGGTACCAGGTGGAAATTGCAGCTCGTAATCCTCAAAAGGCAAAAGATATTGCGGATGGATTAGAGCTAAAGGTGAAGGTTGTCGCCATCAATAAGTGCGATAAAAATGCAGACCTATATATTATTGCCGTAACCGATAAGGCAATCGAGGAGGTTTACAAGGAGCTTTTAAAGAGAATCTCGCCCGAAGCTCCTATCGTACACACATCGGGCTCCACTTCGGTGGATGTTTTTGGCGAAAATGCGCGCATGGTGGGTGTTCTGTATCCACTACAAACCTTTTCGCGTAACCGCATAATCGATCTCCGCGAAATTCCATTCTACCTCGAAGCCGAAGATGAGCACCTAAAACGCACGCTTATTAAGCTGGTGGAAGAGTTGGAAGCCAACTGGGACTGGCTCGACTCTGAAAAGAGAAAGGCAATACACGTTGCAGCCGTGTTTGCCTGCAACTTTACCAACTTTATGCTAGCCTGCGCCAACGAGATTCTCGAGCACGAGGGGCTAAACATTGCCGAGCTAAAGCCGCTAATAGAGGAAACCGTAACCAAAGCCATAGAGTCGGACAACCCCATAAGCGTACAAACAGGACCTGCTCGCCGAAGCGATAATCGCACCATATTCCTTCATGAGCAGTATCTTAAAAACCGTCCCGACTTAAAGGATCTGTACGCCTCTATTTCCCAGAAGATCATGAGAAAATTCGAGTAG
- a CDS encoding DUF4914 family protein codes for MTNLLETLESKGVRLSASLIDVISNCKGIKVFNTVEELAAASTGGIENDTFEVKYEVPGKGLYTEAVVNRVTNGISANYTEAYMRRRDPNTMAIADDKPTDKVRFKDKYGYDFSVLRAETEEWLKDQELAVFFYFAGYENIGAGGIAICPTNAAFFAMGLAMLQQIVPVDKVDASFSLDSVIYVAPPFRHTHFEGKQVVVHNRVDNLHEIFSFNLYPGPSAKKGLYSVLLDKGEKENWITTHCSTVLAISPYDNVTTFMHEGASGGGKSEMHQHILREPDGQILIGENLLTKEKRMITIPMFCQFRPVTDDMALCHPSLNKGNGKLTLVDAENSWFIRVDSIKEYGDDPFLEKLTIKPSTPLLFLNVESKPGCTALVWDHIEDEPGKRCPNPRVVVPRTIVPNTIDQAVSIDVRSFGVRTPPCTAEDPSYGIIGIFHILPPALAWLWRLVAPRGYANPSISSSSNAAMESEGVGSYWPFATGEMVQHANMLLDQIVSTPKVEYTLAPNQHIGAWKVGFKPQLFMREYLTRRGNVSLRSDQYQPARSSLLGYELNYLTIEGSKIPSRFLKVYKQPEIGFEGYDKGHAILNEFFKKEVKKYLRPGLSPLGRKIIEACLNDATVEEYNSILPMANHSPVPQK; via the coding sequence ATGACAAATCTGTTAGAAACTTTGGAGAGTAAAGGCGTACGACTCTCAGCGAGCCTAATCGATGTCATAAGCAACTGCAAGGGTATTAAAGTTTTTAATACTGTAGAGGAGTTAGCTGCGGCATCAACAGGAGGAATCGAAAACGATACTTTTGAAGTAAAGTATGAGGTTCCGGGAAAGGGTTTATATACAGAAGCGGTAGTAAACCGGGTTACCAACGGTATTTCGGCCAACTACACCGAGGCGTACATGCGCCGCCGCGACCCTAACACCATGGCAATTGCTGACGACAAGCCTACCGATAAAGTTAGATTTAAGGATAAGTACGGATACGATTTCTCTGTACTTAGAGCGGAAACCGAGGAGTGGCTGAAAGACCAAGAGCTAGCCGTATTCTTTTACTTTGCAGGCTACGAAAACATTGGAGCAGGCGGCATTGCCATATGCCCAACCAACGCAGCCTTCTTTGCAATGGGGTTGGCCATGCTTCAGCAAATTGTTCCAGTCGATAAGGTTGACGCCTCATTTAGCCTCGATTCGGTAATCTACGTTGCACCACCCTTCCGCCACACCCACTTCGAGGGCAAGCAGGTGGTGGTTCACAATAGGGTCGATAACCTTCACGAAATATTCTCATTCAACCTTTACCCAGGGCCAAGCGCCAAGAAGGGGCTTTACAGTGTTCTGCTAGATAAAGGTGAAAAGGAAAACTGGATTACCACCCACTGCTCCACCGTACTGGCCATTAGCCCCTACGACAACGTAACCACCTTTATGCACGAAGGTGCAAGCGGTGGAGGTAAGAGCGAAATGCACCAGCACATACTACGCGAGCCAGACGGACAAATCCTAATTGGAGAGAACCTGCTAACCAAGGAAAAACGTATGATTACGATTCCTATGTTCTGCCAGTTCCGCCCAGTAACCGACGATATGGCGCTTTGCCACCCCTCATTAAATAAAGGTAACGGCAAGCTAACGCTGGTTGACGCAGAGAACTCTTGGTTTATTCGTGTGGATAGCATTAAGGAGTATGGCGACGATCCATTCCTCGAGAAGCTAACCATCAAGCCATCGACACCGCTGCTATTCCTGAATGTGGAATCGAAGCCAGGATGCACTGCGCTAGTTTGGGATCACATCGAAGATGAGCCCGGCAAGCGATGTCCAAACCCTCGCGTTGTTGTTCCACGTACTATCGTTCCAAATACCATAGACCAAGCAGTAAGCATCGACGTACGTAGCTTTGGCGTGCGCACTCCTCCATGTACTGCCGAAGATCCTTCGTACGGAATTATCGGAATATTCCATATCCTTCCACCAGCATTAGCGTGGCTATGGCGCTTGGTGGCACCAAGAGGATATGCCAACCCGAGCATTTCGAGCTCGTCGAATGCGGCCATGGAGTCTGAAGGTGTTGGCTCGTACTGGCCTTTCGCAACAGGCGAAATGGTTCAGCATGCCAACATGCTCCTAGATCAAATTGTTAGCACACCAAAGGTAGAGTATACGCTAGCGCCTAACCAGCATATTGGGGCGTGGAAGGTTGGCTTTAAGCCACAGCTATTCATGCGCGAATACCTAACCCGCCGCGGAAATGTAAGCTTACGTAGCGACCAGTATCAACCCGCACGCTCGTCGCTGCTTGGCTACGAGCTAAACTACCTAACCATCGAAGGTTCAAAGATTCCTTCTCGCTTCTTGAAGGTGTACAAGCAACCTGAAATTGGCTTTGAAGGTTACGATAAAGGTCATGCCATCCTTAACGAATTCTTTAAGAAGGAGGTTAAGAAGTACCTACGTCCGGGACTATCACCGCTAGGACGTAAGATTATTGAGGCATGCCTAAACGATGCAACAGTTGAAGAGTACAATTCAATCCTACCGATGGCAAATCACAGCCCGGTGCCACAGAAGTAG
- a CDS encoding porin yields the protein MKTLKPAIAVALGLLGNAALAQDHQISQKLDSLSKEVSLLKKQTSILSNLKVSGYIQAQYQKADTLGAQSFNGGNFGKTLDNRFAVRRARIKFAYDLGFGSATLQLDATEKGVGVKNAYITLVAPFDKALSLTGGIFDRPFGYAIEYSSSAMEVVERPIVYQMLFPGEQDLGAMLAYAPSSDSPLKGLVLKAGLFNGNGINTDVDKYKDLIAKISYSGFNLGKSVNLNVGASAYLGNVYNPTASFYEMVEESGVKGFKKETKEVGAKNTRRYLGFDAQLSVKTPIGKTQLVSEYLFGKQPGSATSSKSPDYSVLPAADGYLREFSGFYATLIQQIYKVSVFGRYEVYDPNTKIEGNQIGMSGSGLKEANAADLKLHTTSLGSFYEPTRNIRITAQYDFNRAEKTDNGKFSVAGLRCNVFTLRLQYKF from the coding sequence ATGAAGACATTGAAACCTGCTATAGCTGTAGCTTTAGGTTTACTGGGTAACGCCGCTTTAGCGCAGGATCATCAGATCTCCCAAAAGCTTGATTCCCTCTCGAAGGAGGTCTCCCTGCTAAAGAAGCAGACCTCCATCCTCTCCAACCTAAAGGTGAGCGGATACATCCAAGCCCAATACCAAAAGGCCGATACCTTAGGCGCTCAATCCTTCAACGGCGGGAATTTTGGCAAAACGTTAGACAACCGCTTTGCTGTTCGTAGGGCACGAATCAAATTTGCTTACGATCTAGGGTTTGGCTCGGCCACCCTGCAGCTCGATGCCACAGAAAAGGGTGTTGGGGTTAAGAATGCCTACATCACGCTTGTGGCTCCATTCGATAAGGCGCTATCGCTAACAGGTGGTATCTTCGATAGGCCCTTTGGCTATGCCATCGAGTACTCTTCGAGCGCCATGGAGGTGGTGGAACGTCCCATTGTTTACCAAATGCTATTTCCTGGCGAGCAAGATTTAGGCGCCATGCTCGCATACGCCCCCTCTTCCGACTCGCCCCTTAAAGGGCTGGTGCTAAAGGCGGGTCTTTTTAATGGTAACGGTATAAATACCGATGTCGACAAGTATAAGGATCTTATTGCCAAGATATCGTACAGCGGCTTTAACCTCGGCAAGTCCGTAAACCTGAATGTGGGTGCTTCGGCCTACCTGGGGAACGTCTACAACCCCACCGCATCGTTCTACGAAATGGTAGAGGAAAGCGGTGTGAAAGGGTTTAAGAAGGAAACAAAGGAGGTAGGGGCAAAGAATACCCGTAGGTACCTAGGCTTTGATGCCCAGCTATCGGTAAAAACGCCAATAGGAAAGACCCAGCTTGTATCGGAATACCTCTTTGGCAAGCAGCCCGGGAGCGCAACCTCCTCAAAAAGCCCCGACTACTCGGTGCTACCTGCTGCCGACGGCTACCTCCGCGAGTTCTCCGGATTCTACGCCACCCTTATCCAGCAGATATATAAGGTATCGGTATTTGGCCGATACGAGGTGTACGACCCCAACACAAAAATAGAGGGCAACCAAATTGGGATGTCTGGCTCTGGACTAAAGGAGGCCAATGCGGCCGACCTTAAGCTGCATACCACCAGCTTGGGCTCCTTCTACGAGCCTACCCGAAACATCCGCATAACCGCCCAGTACGACTTTAACAGGGCCGAGAAGACCGATAACGGCAAGTTCTCGGTGGCTGGGTTGAGGTGCAACGTTTTTACGCTGCGACTTCAGTATAAATTTTAA